Proteins encoded together in one Lepus europaeus isolate LE1 chromosome 13, mLepTim1.pri, whole genome shotgun sequence window:
- the LOC133772230 gene encoding regulator of G-protein signaling 2-like encodes MSSVVFMEIQPDCGGMDESLCSGTKSVEKREKTKWSLLKDWKTQLSYFLKNSSTPGKPKTSKKSKQQTFIKPSPEEALLWSEGFEELLASTYGVAAFRAFLKSEFCEENIDFWLGCEDFKKIKSPRKLSSKARKMYVEFIEKDAPKEVNIDFQTKTLTVQNVQNATTGCFISAQKKVYSLMENNSYPHFLASEFCQDLYKKP; translated from the coding sequence ATGTCAAGTGTTGTTTTTATGGAGATTCAACCCGACTGTGGAGGTATGGACGAGAGCCTATGCAGTGGCACCAAGAGCGTGGAAAAGCGGGAGAAGACGAAATGGTCCTTATTAAAAGATTGGAAGACACAATTGAGTTACTTCTTGAAAAATTCTTCCACTCCTGGGAAGCCCAAAACCAGCAAGAAAAGTAAACAACAAACTTTCATCAAGCCTTCCCCAGaggaagcactgctgtggtcGGAAGGATTCGAGGAGCTGCTGGCCAGCACATATGGTGTGGCTGCTTTTAGGgcctttttaaaatctgaattctgTGAAGAAAATATAGACTTCTGGCTGGGCTGTGAagacttcaaaaaaatcaaatcaccCCGGAAGCTGTCCTCAAAAGCAAGGAAAATGTATGTAGAATTCATAGAAAAAGATGCCCCAAAAGAGGTAAACATAGACTTCCAGACCAAAACTCTTACTGTCCAAAATGTGCAAAATGCTACAACTGGCTGCTTTATATCTGCGCAGAAAAAGGTTTACAGCTTGATGGAGAATAACTCCTATCCCCATTTCTTGGCATCAGAATTCTGCCAGGACTTGTATAAAAAACCATAA